In the genome of Paenibacillus sp. FSL R5-0766, one region contains:
- the glmU gene encoding bifunctional UDP-N-acetylglucosamine diphosphorylase/glucosamine-1-phosphate N-acetyltransferase GlmU — protein MKRMAIVLAAGQGKRMKSKLYKVLHPVCGKPMVGHVLDAALSAGVERSVVVVGHGAEAVQSFLGSRAEYALQAEQLGTGHAVQQVKSLLGGEAGSTIVVCGDTPLVTRETLEGLMNHNESRGAAATVLTAQLDNPKGYGRVIRGEDGSVQRIVEQKDCNEQEDAVNEINTGTYCFNNAKLFAALDKVTNQNAQGEYYLTDVIGILRNDGDVVEAYMSDDIAESIGVNDRLALSQAEAFMRERLAVRHMLNGVTIIDPSSTYIGADVTIGSDTVLYPGTILKGTTSIGEACHIGPQADVEDSVIQDGVTIKHSVVSNAEVGSDATVGPFANLRPGTKLGRNVKIGDFVEVKNATIDEGSKVSHLSYIGDAKVGKNVNVGCGAITVNYDGYNKAVTTIEDDAFVGSNVNLIAPITVGKGAYVVAGSTVTHSVPENDLAIARPRQENKPGYAEKIRGRAKAKKQNAKPQ, from the coding sequence TTGAAACGAATGGCAATCGTTCTTGCCGCAGGGCAAGGAAAACGAATGAAATCAAAATTGTACAAAGTACTGCATCCCGTATGCGGTAAACCTATGGTTGGACATGTGCTGGATGCAGCGCTCAGCGCAGGCGTTGAACGCAGTGTAGTTGTAGTCGGTCATGGTGCCGAAGCGGTGCAGTCATTTTTGGGTTCGAGAGCAGAGTATGCACTCCAGGCGGAACAACTGGGTACAGGTCATGCAGTACAGCAAGTTAAATCCTTGCTTGGCGGCGAAGCAGGATCCACAATTGTGGTCTGTGGGGATACACCGCTCGTGACTCGTGAGACATTGGAAGGTCTGATGAATCACAATGAGAGTCGCGGGGCAGCAGCGACAGTACTTACGGCTCAGTTGGACAATCCCAAAGGTTACGGCCGAGTAATACGTGGAGAAGATGGTTCCGTACAGCGGATCGTAGAACAGAAGGATTGCAACGAACAGGAAGATGCTGTGAATGAGATTAACACGGGCACATACTGTTTCAATAATGCAAAATTGTTCGCTGCGCTGGATAAGGTAACGAACCAGAACGCTCAGGGAGAATATTATCTCACAGACGTAATCGGCATTTTGCGTAATGATGGAGATGTGGTCGAGGCTTACATGTCGGATGACATCGCAGAATCCATCGGGGTTAACGACCGACTTGCACTTTCGCAAGCCGAAGCCTTCATGCGTGAACGTCTCGCCGTACGCCATATGTTGAACGGTGTTACAATCATTGATCCGTCATCGACATATATCGGAGCGGATGTTACGATTGGATCAGATACAGTTTTGTATCCGGGGACGATTCTCAAAGGCACAACTTCCATTGGTGAAGCATGCCATATTGGTCCTCAGGCAGATGTGGAAGACAGCGTTATTCAGGACGGAGTTACGATTAAACATTCGGTAGTATCCAATGCCGAGGTTGGTTCTGATGCAACGGTTGGTCCATTTGCTAATTTGCGTCCAGGGACTAAACTGGGTCGCAACGTAAAAATTGGTGACTTTGTTGAAGTGAAAAATGCTACAATTGATGAAGGTTCCAAAGTATCTCATCTCAGCTATATTGGAGATGCCAAAGTAGGGAAAAACGTAAATGTTGGATGCGGGGCAATAACTGTCAATTATGATGGTTATAATAAAGCTGTGACAACGATTGAAGATGATGCTTTTGTAGGCAGCAACGTCAATCTGATTGCACCGATTACGGTAGGAAAAGGCGCTTATGTGGTTGCTGGCTCCACCGTTACCCATTCCGTTCCCGAGAATGATCTGGCCATTGCTCGTCCACGTCAGGAGAATAAACCTGGTTATGCGGAGAAGATTCGCGGACGTGCCAAAGCCAAGAAACAAAATGCCAAACCCCAATAA
- a CDS encoding small, acid-soluble spore protein, alpha/beta type, translating to MSRRRRSVMSEDLKNELAKDLGFYDTVQQEGWGGIKAKDAGNMVKRAIQLAEQAARKS from the coding sequence ATGAGTCGCAGAAGAAGAAGTGTCATGTCAGAGGATCTGAAGAATGAGCTCGCGAAAGACCTGGGCTTCTATGATACTGTGCAACAGGAAGGTTGGGGCGGAATTAAAGCCAAGGATGCAGGAAACATGGTGAAAAGAGCCATTCAACTTGCTGAGCAGGCTGCGCGCAAATCTTAA
- the purR gene encoding pur operon repressor, with translation MKKLKRSARLVEMTQYLLSRPHTVIPLTTFAERYGAAKSSISEDLAIIKEVFEEGGSGELNTLAGAAGGVRWIPKVSRELALAFAERLSTQLAQPDRILPGEYLYMSDLLGQPALMNEAGKIFATAFGNMNIDVVMTVETKGIPLAYATGAQLNLPVVLVRRDHQATEGSAVSINYVSGSHKSLHTMSLSRRAMREHSRVLIVDDFMKAGGTVQGMIDLLAEFNATVAGVGVLVESGSVDSEERLLTDYVSLAKLTAVDAKSRQISVKPGNYFDL, from the coding sequence GTGAAGAAGTTAAAACGAAGCGCAAGGCTGGTTGAAATGACGCAATACTTATTGTCCAGACCGCATACGGTTATTCCGTTGACCACATTTGCCGAACGTTATGGTGCCGCAAAGTCTTCAATTAGTGAAGATTTGGCGATTATCAAGGAAGTGTTCGAAGAAGGTGGGTCAGGAGAACTGAATACACTGGCTGGAGCAGCCGGGGGAGTTAGATGGATTCCGAAGGTGTCCCGAGAGCTGGCATTGGCTTTTGCAGAGCGACTCTCGACCCAGCTCGCGCAGCCTGATCGGATCTTGCCTGGAGAATACCTGTACATGTCTGATCTGCTCGGACAGCCCGCATTGATGAATGAAGCCGGCAAGATTTTTGCAACGGCCTTTGGCAACATGAATATTGATGTGGTTATGACGGTAGAAACCAAAGGAATTCCACTGGCTTATGCGACCGGAGCCCAGCTCAACCTGCCTGTCGTGCTCGTACGCAGGGACCATCAGGCTACAGAAGGATCGGCCGTAAGTATCAATTATGTATCCGGGTCCCATAAAAGTCTGCATACGATGTCCCTCTCTCGTAGGGCGATGCGTGAGCATTCCAGAGTACTTATTGTGGATGACTTCATGAAGGCCGGGGGTACGGTGCAAGGAATGATCGATCTTTTGGCCGAGTTTAATGCTACAGTTGCCGGGGTAGGGGTACTGGTGGAATCTGGTTCTGTAGATTCAGAAGAACGCCTGTTAACAGATTACGTATCTCTGGCGAAACTGACAGCGGTTGATGCCAAGAGCAGACAGATTTCCGTCAAGCCTGGCAACTATTTTGACCTGTAG
- a CDS encoding anti-sigma-F factor Fin family protein — MSVNYVCRHCRTFIGRIDSARITEVELGFHFLTPDERRDIIAYNSGGDITVRITCDYCKEALEHNPELSLLASPLQ, encoded by the coding sequence ATGTCAGTGAATTACGTATGTCGGCATTGCCGTACCTTTATTGGACGAATCGATTCTGCCCGGATAACGGAAGTAGAACTCGGCTTTCATTTCTTGACCCCCGACGAGCGGAGGGATATAATAGCGTATAATTCCGGTGGTGACATTACCGTTCGGATTACATGTGATTACTGTAAGGAAGCCCTGGAGCACAATCCGGAGCTTAGCCTGCTCGCGAGTCCGCTTCAGTAG
- the spoVG gene encoding septation regulator SpoVG, translated as MQITDVRLRRVNSEGRMKAIASITIDNEFVVHDIRVIDGNNGMFVAMPSKRTPDGEFRDIAHPISSGTREKIQAAVLTEYDRAATEEEVIEEGA; from the coding sequence ATGCAAATTACGGATGTCAGACTCCGCCGTGTTAACTCGGAGGGGAGAATGAAGGCTATCGCATCCATTACCATCGATAACGAATTCGTCGTTCATGACATTCGTGTCATTGATGGTAACAACGGAATGTTTGTTGCTATGCCGAGCAAACGTACTCCTGATGGAGAGTTCCGTGATATCGCCCACCCGATCTCTTCCGGTACGCGTGAGAAGATTCAGGCAGCAGTTTTGACTGAATACGATCGTGCAGCAACTGAGGAAGAAGTCATTGAAGAAGGTGCCTGA
- the pth gene encoding aminoacyl-tRNA hydrolase, producing MKWIVGLGNPGSNYAKTRHNIGFMALDRLADRHNISITQNKCKALIGEGNIGGVKTVLIKPMTYMNLSGESVRAYMDFYKVSLEDLIVVYDDMDTEIGKVRLRYQGSAGGHNGIKSIIQHTGTQQFNRVRMGISRPEPGHAIVDYVLSTFMKKEKEALDQTIEQTCDALEHSLTHTFEQTMAKFNG from the coding sequence ATGAAGTGGATTGTCGGACTTGGAAATCCAGGCTCGAACTATGCCAAAACCCGTCATAATATCGGTTTTATGGCACTGGATCGGTTGGCTGATCGTCATAATATCTCCATTACACAGAATAAATGTAAGGCGCTGATTGGAGAAGGCAATATTGGCGGTGTGAAAACCGTACTGATCAAACCAATGACCTATATGAACTTGTCTGGTGAATCGGTTCGAGCATATATGGATTTTTATAAAGTTAGTCTTGAAGATCTGATTGTTGTGTACGACGACATGGATACAGAGATTGGCAAAGTCAGATTGCGTTATCAAGGTAGTGCAGGCGGACATAATGGAATCAAGTCCATTATTCAGCATACCGGTACACAGCAGTTTAACCGCGTACGCATGGGAATATCCCGGCCCGAACCAGGACATGCCATTGTTGATTATGTACTGTCGACATTCATGAAGAAAGAAAAAGAAGCCCTGGATCAGACCATTGAGCAAACGTGTGATGCTCTGGAGCATAGCTTGACTCATACGTTTGAACAAACAATGGCGAAGTTTAACGGTTAA
- the ispE gene encoding 4-(cytidine 5'-diphospho)-2-C-methyl-D-erythritol kinase: MKIYEKAPAKINLMLDVLHKRSDGFHEVEMIMTMVDLADRLEMSELPRDTIFISSQAGYIPLDEKNLAFQAARLIKERYNVRTGVHIHLDKKIPVAAGLAGGSSDAAAALRGLNRLWRLNIPDHELQELGAELGSDVPFCITGGTALATGRGEKLTPIPNPPQCWVILAKPPINVSTADVYGRFRSDKIVRHPSAAKMEQAIRNQSFTEVCDQMGNVLEDVTLKLYPEVQHLKDAMIRLGADGVLMSGSGPTVFGLVSKESKVARIYNGLRGFCKEVYAVRMLT, translated from the coding sequence TTGAAAATTTACGAAAAAGCGCCTGCTAAAATTAATTTGATGCTGGACGTTTTACATAAAAGAAGCGATGGATTCCATGAAGTTGAAATGATCATGACCATGGTCGATCTGGCTGATCGGCTGGAAATGTCGGAGCTGCCGCGAGATACTATTTTCATCTCCAGTCAGGCGGGTTATATCCCGCTCGACGAGAAGAATCTGGCTTTCCAGGCAGCCAGACTCATTAAGGAGCGCTATAACGTGCGTACGGGCGTCCATATTCATCTGGATAAAAAGATTCCAGTTGCAGCCGGACTTGCCGGCGGCAGCAGTGATGCAGCAGCAGCGCTGCGTGGATTGAACCGTCTGTGGCGGTTGAATATACCGGATCACGAACTGCAGGAGCTTGGAGCTGAACTCGGGTCGGATGTTCCATTCTGTATCACAGGAGGGACTGCGCTCGCTACAGGCCGTGGTGAGAAGTTAACTCCCATTCCTAATCCGCCGCAATGCTGGGTAATTCTGGCCAAGCCTCCGATTAATGTGTCTACAGCCGATGTGTACGGAAGGTTCCGCAGTGACAAGATTGTTCGTCATCCGAGTGCAGCTAAAATGGAGCAGGCTATTCGCAATCAATCATTTACGGAAGTCTGTGACCAGATGGGCAATGTGCTTGAAGATGTAACGTTGAAGCTGTATCCGGAAGTTCAGCATCTGAAGGATGCCATGATTCGATTGGGTGCAGACGGCGTGTTAATGTCCGGTAGCGGTCCAACGGTATTTGGTCTCGTTTCCAAAGAATCCAAGGTTGCCCGGATATACAATGGTCTGCGTGGGTTCTGTAAAGAAGTGTACGCTGTACGTATGTTAACGTAA
- a CDS encoding ribose-phosphate diphosphokinase, with amino-acid sequence MTYFDSKLKIFTCNSNPKLAHQIADYIGIPMGESHTTSFSDGEIQVKLSESVRGCHVYIVQSTCLPVNDNLMEMLVMIDALKRASAKTINVVIPYYGYARQDRKARSRDPITAKLVANLIEKAGATRVIAMDLHAMQIQGFFDIPVDHLLGVPILAQYFRSKQIENPVVVSPDHGGVVRARKLADFLNAPLAIIDKRRPEPNVSEVMNIIGNIEGKTAILIDDIIDTAGTIVLGANALMEGGVKEVYACCTHPVLSGPAMERLENAPLKEVIVTDTIPITHANPTSKLKVLSVAPLLGEAIIRVHEELSISKLFEIE; translated from the coding sequence ATGACTTATTTTGATTCGAAATTAAAAATATTTACTTGCAATTCTAACCCCAAGCTTGCCCATCAAATTGCTGATTATATCGGGATCCCTATGGGTGAATCTCACACAACCAGCTTTAGTGATGGCGAGATTCAAGTGAAACTCTCCGAGAGTGTTCGGGGTTGTCACGTTTATATCGTGCAGTCCACTTGCTTGCCGGTTAATGATAACCTGATGGAAATGCTCGTTATGATTGATGCACTCAAACGGGCATCTGCCAAGACGATTAACGTCGTTATTCCTTACTATGGCTATGCAAGACAGGATCGCAAGGCACGTTCGCGTGACCCGATTACAGCGAAACTGGTTGCTAACCTGATTGAAAAAGCGGGTGCAACCCGTGTCATCGCGATGGACTTGCATGCAATGCAGATCCAGGGATTCTTCGACATTCCGGTTGACCATTTGCTTGGCGTGCCAATTCTGGCCCAATATTTCCGGTCGAAACAGATCGAAAATCCGGTTGTTGTGTCGCCTGACCACGGTGGCGTAGTGCGCGCACGTAAACTGGCTGATTTCCTGAATGCACCCCTGGCGATTATCGATAAACGTCGTCCTGAGCCAAATGTGAGCGAAGTGATGAACATTATTGGTAACATCGAGGGTAAAACAGCTATCCTGATCGATGACATTATTGACACGGCGGGAACGATTGTACTGGGAGCGAATGCTCTGATGGAAGGCGGCGTAAAAGAAGTATACGCGTGCTGTACTCACCCGGTATTGTCCGGACCTGCGATGGAACGTTTGGAGAATGCACCATTGAAGGAAGTCATCGTAACGGATACCATTCCAATTACGCATGCTAATCCGACAAGCAAACTCAAAGTGTTGTCTGTAGCGCCTTTGCTCGGAGAAGCGATTATCCGGGTTCATGAGGAATTGTCAATCAGCAAGCTGTTTGAAATTGAATAA